The Liolophura sinensis isolate JHLJ2023 chromosome 6, CUHK_Ljap_v2, whole genome shotgun sequence genomic sequence AGCGTCCATGTCGGCCAGGCCGGTGTCCAGATCGGCAATGCCTGCTGGGAACTGTACTGTCTGGAACATGGAATCCAGCCGGACGGTCAGATGCCCTCAGATAAAACCATCGGGGGCGGGGACGACTCCTTCAACACCTTCTTCAGTGAGACTGGAGCTGGAAAGCACGTCCCCCGGGCTGTCTTCGTCGACTTGGAGCCAACCGTCGTCGGTAAGTAAATTATAAGGGAACTATCCGAAATCCTCGGCCTACCCCATGGTATCACCGACTGACTACAAAAAATATTAGACCCGAAACCAGCTTTTAAATGTGTGGCCTAACGTTTCTAGCCGTTTAGTATATGTAGGTCACCAACAAATTTTTATAACCGTTTATGTGGAAAAATCATGTTCACATGGCACTCAGTGACCTAAGCCATTTAAAATAACTGAAGTGGTGCCGTTATTAATTGAATGCTAGTGAAAAAGCTAATAAGAGACGATAACATGGTTGACGTCATCTAAGAGAAAATGTCtggagtccggcgtaaaacacatattaaaatacatgtattaattaacaTTAACTGTGGGGAGCAATATAAAGCCTTTACTTAATCAATAATTTTGCCTTTAAAATTTCAGATGAAGTCCGCACTGGAACATACCGCCAACTGTTCCACCCCGAACAGCTCATCACCGGCAAGGAGGACGCCGCCAACAACTATGCCCGAGGTCACTACACCGTCGGTAAGGAGCTCATCGACTTGGTTCTTGACCGCATCCGAAAACTGGCTGACCAATGCACGGGTCTTCAGGGATTCCTCATTTTTCACAGTTTCGGAGGAGGAACTGGCTCTGGATTTACATCCCTTCTCATGGAACGTCTCAGTGTCGACTATGGCAAGAAGTCCAAGCTGGAATTTGCTGTTTACCCTGCACCTCAGGTGTCCACGGCTGTGGTTGAGCCCTACAACTCCATCTTGACCACCCATACAACCCTGGAGCACTCCGACTGTGCCTTCATGGTCGACAATGAGGCTATCTACGACATCTGTCGCCGTAACCTCGACATCGAGCGTCCCACCTACACCAACTTGAACcgtttgattggtcagatcgTCAGTTCCATCACGGCTTCTCTCCGATTTGACGGCGCCCTCAATGTCGACTTGACCGAGTTTCAGACCAACCTGGTACCTTACCCACGTATTCACTTCCCTCTGGCTACCTACGCACCGGTGATCTCTGCAGAGAAGGCTTACCACGAGCAGTTATCTGTGGCTGAAATCACCAACGCCACCTTCGAGCCAGCCAATCAGATGGTGAAATGTGACCCACGTCACGGTAAATACATGGcctgttgtatgttgtacagaggTGACGTCGTGCCAAAAGACGTCAACGCCGCCATTGCTACCATCAAGACCAAGAGAACCATCCAGTTCGTCGACTGGTGTCCTACTGGGTTCAAGGTCGGCATCAACTACCAGCCCCCTACCGTTGTCCCTGGAGGTGACTTGGCCAAGGTCCAGAGAGCTGTGTGTATGTTGAGCAACACGACAGCCATAGCTGAGGCCTGGGCTCGTCTTGACCACAAGTTTGACCTGATGTATGCTAAACGTGCCTTCGTCCACTGGTACGTAGGAGAGGGTATGGAGGAGGGAGAGTTCTCCGAGGCTCGGGAGGATTTGGCCGCCCTGGAGAAGGACTACGAGGAGGTTGGAGTCGACTCCGTTGAGGATGAGGGAGAAGGCGAGGCCGAGGAATATTAAAGAACTTGGAATTGTTTAATTACTTTATCAAAGTCGATCACATATTCCTCTTTTATTGACATATTCCAGTTGTAAAAGAGTGAAAGTATCAGAGATCAACGCAAATGTACGTTCCACAACCACTTCCATCCAACAATAAATACGTCCTAATATACAGAATTCGTTTGTCTGTTGTCCTTTATTTGTCAGCTGGTGTGGTCGTTTGCGCACTTACTTACATTCATTAAAGACCAATTGTCTTTCAACAGTATATCATTCAAGCCTGTAGATGTGAAATTTTGTCAATAACTTTCCAAAGATCGTTTGTGTACCCTGGTCATTCCGTTTTCTTGTACCCGTGTAAATGATCTTCTTTGTAATGAGTATCAAtgagataaatagataaatcagaTAAACCGGAGAACAACGCAAGTGCCCGTTCCATAACCACTTCCGTGCAAGAATAAATATGACCTAATATACAGAATTCGTTTGTCTGTTGTCATTTACTTGTTAGTCGTGTGGTCGTTTGCAGACTTAATGCCGTTCATtaaaaaccacttgtctttcaccagtatgtcATTGAAGAATGTGCGTGGGAAATTTGTGACCAACTTTCCACGGATCAGTTGTGCACCCTGGGCATTCCCGTTTCTTCCAACCGTAAAAATAGTCTCCTTCGTAATAAAtcacaacaatcacataaataaatgtattt encodes the following:
- the LOC135469296 gene encoding tubulin alpha-1A chain-like, translating into MPSDKTIGGGDDSFNTFFSETGAGKHVPRAVFVDLEPTVVDEVRTGTYRQLFHPEQLITGKEDAANNYARGHYTVGKELIDLVLDRIRKLADQCTGLQGFLIFHSFGGGTGSGFTSLLMERLSVDYGKKSKLEFAVYPAPQVSTAVVEPYNSILTTHTTLEHSDCAFMVDNEAIYDICRRNLDIERPTYTNLNRLIGQIVSSITASLRFDGALNVDLTEFQTNLVPYPRIHFPLATYAPVISAEKAYHEQLSVAEITNATFEPANQMVKCDPRHGKYMACCMLYRGDVVPKDVNAAIATIKTKRTIQFVDWCPTGFKVGINYQPPTVVPGGDLAKVQRAVCMLSNTTAIAEAWARLDHKFDLMYAKRAFVHWYVGEGMEEGEFSEAREDLAALEKDYEEVGVDSVEDEGEGEAEEY